From a single Cloacibacillus sp. genomic region:
- a CDS encoding phage terminase large subunit family protein: MQCDVSIGGLVREVMEGFRPPKELTLSEWADEYAYLSPESSAETGKWHCFPYQRGMLDAFTDPGVEYIVVMKSARVGYTKMIDHAIGYYIHQDPCSIMVVQPTDQDAEDYSKDDIGPMLRDTPCIAGLVSDEKSRSSSNTLRKKLFRGGQLLLIGANAPSGFRRVTMRVVLFDEVDGYPPTAGTEGDQIRLGIKRTDTYWNRKISIGSTPTIDRRSRIQEWFEFTNQMRYFVPCPFCGHMQFLRWSQIKWDEGKPETARYECEHCHRKINHSQKSWMIERGEWCPTTEGRNGYVGFHIWAGYSYHPNSTWEKLAAEFEEVKGHPEQLKTFVNTVLGECWVDKGEAPEWERLYERRELYERNTIPEGGVILTAGVDVQADRLEAEVVAWGRNNESWSVDYRVFPGKTQDLSAPCWQQLAALLSEHWRDSLGAARQIEKMAIDSGFNTNTVYNWVRTQDAARVIATKGVETAPAVINQPRAVEVRENGKRIYRGIKVWTIGTNIAKSELYGWLKQQRDPDKDIPYGWCHFPQYEAEYFKMLTAEQTIPRVIRGYRRYVWEKMRERNEALDIRILNRAMAMLIGTDRFSDEEWKKRQNYNGTRANSSKKRRSTSDFWS; the protein is encoded by the coding sequence ATGCAGTGTGACGTTTCTATTGGCGGTCTTGTCCGCGAGGTAATGGAGGGCTTCCGCCCCCCAAAAGAGCTGACACTCTCTGAATGGGCTGACGAATATGCCTATCTCTCGCCAGAATCATCGGCGGAGACGGGCAAGTGGCACTGTTTCCCATATCAGCGCGGGATGCTTGACGCCTTCACAGACCCCGGCGTTGAGTATATTGTCGTTATGAAGAGCGCCCGGGTTGGATACACGAAGATGATAGACCACGCGATAGGCTACTACATCCATCAGGATCCATGCTCTATTATGGTGGTGCAGCCGACAGATCAGGACGCGGAGGATTACAGTAAGGACGACATTGGCCCCATGCTGCGGGACACTCCATGTATAGCAGGTCTCGTATCTGACGAGAAGAGCCGTTCCTCCAGCAACACGCTGCGCAAGAAGCTCTTTCGCGGCGGGCAGCTGCTTCTTATCGGAGCGAACGCGCCCTCAGGTTTCCGTCGTGTCACTATGCGCGTTGTCCTTTTTGACGAGGTTGACGGCTATCCTCCGACGGCGGGCACCGAGGGCGACCAGATACGCCTTGGCATCAAGCGTACAGACACTTACTGGAATCGCAAAATTTCAATAGGCAGTACGCCGACGATTGACAGGCGCAGCCGTATACAGGAATGGTTTGAGTTCACGAATCAGATGCGCTACTTTGTTCCGTGTCCCTTCTGTGGACATATGCAGTTTCTACGCTGGAGCCAGATCAAATGGGATGAGGGCAAGCCTGAGACGGCGCGTTATGAGTGTGAGCACTGTCATAGAAAGATAAACCACAGTCAGAAGTCGTGGATGATTGAGCGTGGAGAATGGTGTCCTACGACCGAGGGGCGCAATGGGTATGTTGGCTTTCACATTTGGGCCGGCTACAGCTACCATCCGAATAGCACGTGGGAGAAGCTCGCGGCGGAATTTGAGGAGGTAAAGGGACATCCGGAGCAATTGAAGACCTTTGTCAATACAGTTCTTGGCGAGTGCTGGGTTGATAAGGGCGAAGCTCCCGAGTGGGAGCGGCTCTATGAGCGCAGGGAGCTTTACGAACGCAACACAATACCGGAGGGCGGGGTCATCCTTACGGCCGGTGTTGACGTTCAGGCGGACCGTCTCGAAGCGGAGGTTGTCGCCTGGGGGCGCAATAATGAGTCATGGAGCGTGGATTATAGAGTTTTCCCCGGCAAGACGCAGGATTTAAGCGCGCCCTGCTGGCAACAGCTTGCCGCACTGCTTTCCGAACACTGGCGCGACAGCCTTGGCGCTGCACGTCAGATTGAAAAGATGGCAATCGACAGCGGCTTTAACACAAATACCGTATACAACTGGGTTAGAACGCAGGATGCGGCTCGCGTGATTGCTACAAAGGGCGTTGAAACGGCGCCTGCTGTAATAAATCAGCCTCGTGCAGTTGAGGTGCGTGAGAATGGTAAACGTATCTATCGCGGTATCAAGGTGTGGACGATAGGCACAAATATTGCGAAGTCAGAGCTTTATGGATGGCTTAAGCAGCAGCGCGACCCGGACAAGGACATTCCCTACGGCTGGTGCCATTTTCCGCAGTATGAAGCGGAATATTTCAAGATGCTGACGGCAGAGCAGACAATACCTAGAGTAATAAGAGGTTATCGCCGCTATGTATGGGAGAAGATGCGCGAGCGCAACGAGGCGCTCGACATTCGCATACTCAACAGAGCAATGGCGATGCTTATAGGAACGGACAGATTTTCTGACGAAGAATGGAAAAAACGTCAGAATTATAATGGCACACGCGCAAATTCTTCAAAAAAACGACGCAGCACTTCTGATTTCTGGAGCTGA
- a CDS encoding site-specific integrase: protein MHFVQPLRTKSDIEKIKGALKERNLRDYALFVLGMNTGLRVSDILRLKVMDVVEPTERDVRIKDNLEIVEKKTGKCKELPLNKAARSALREFLRASPLIYRETSPLFPSRVGQGREPISRYMVWLILKLAANEVGIREKVGTHTMRKTYGYQLYKQGVDITRIQYLLNHSSPEITLSYIGITKDETDSYIKALNL from the coding sequence ATGCATTTCGTGCAGCCGCTTAGGACTAAATCTGATATTGAGAAAATAAAGGGCGCTCTGAAGGAGCGGAATTTGCGCGACTATGCGCTTTTTGTCCTTGGTATGAATACAGGTCTTAGAGTATCAGACATACTGCGGCTCAAAGTGATGGATGTCGTTGAGCCTACAGAAAGGGATGTCCGCATAAAGGACAATCTTGAAATCGTCGAGAAGAAGACGGGAAAGTGCAAAGAACTGCCCTTAAATAAGGCCGCCCGTTCCGCTCTCCGTGAATTTCTCCGCGCCTCTCCGCTGATCTATCGCGAGACTTCTCCACTCTTTCCTTCACGTGTGGGTCAGGGGCGTGAGCCAATATCGCGATACATGGTGTGGCTGATTCTCAAACTGGCCGCGAACGAGGTGGGAATCAGGGAAAAAGTAGGAACGCATACTATGCGTAAGACTTACGGATATCAGCTCTATAAGCAGGGTGTGGACATAACTAGGATACAATATTTGCTTAATCACAGTTCACCAGAAATCACTTTATCATACATAGGAATTACAAAAGACGAGACTGACAGCTATATAAAAGCTCTGAATCTATAG